One Flavobacterium cerinum genomic window, CCGCAATCTTATAAGTTATCACACCGTCTTTTACGTCTTTTTTATTAGGTAAGCCTAAGTGTTCTTTTGGCGTTACATAGCAAAGCATTGCTGTACCGTACCATCCGATCATGGCTGCACCGATCGCTGAGGTAATATGATCGTAACCGGGAGCAATATCCGTTGTTAAAGGACCTAATGTGTAAAACGGTGCTTCGGCACAATGTTCCAGTTGTTTGTCCATGTTTTCTTTGATCATGTGCATTGGTACATGTCCCGGACCTTCAATAAAGACTTGCACATCATGTTTCCAGGCAATTTTGGTGAGCTCGCCCAGTGTTTCCAGTTCGGCAAATTGGGCAGCATCATTAGCATCGGCAATTGATCCCGGTCGCAAACCGTCTCCAAGTGAAAAAGCAACGTCATAAGCTTTCATGATTTCACAGATCTCCTCAAAATGCGTGTATAAGAAGTTTTCTTTATGATGAAAAAGACACCATTTGGCCATGATTGACCCACCTCGGGATACGATTCCGGTTACACGATTGGCTGTTAGGTGTATATAGCGTAGTAAAACACCGGCATGAATTGTAAAATAAGATACACCTTGTTCGGCTTGCTCAATTAGGGTATCTCTGAAAATTTCCCAAGTCAGATTTTCGGCTACTCCTTTTACTTTTTCTAATGCCTGATAAATCGGTACGGTACCAATCGGAACAGGTGAGTTGCGAATTATCCATTCACGGGTTTCGTGTATGTTTTTTCCGGTTGATAAATCCATGATAGTATCAGCTCCCCAACGACATGCCCATACGGCTTTTTCTACTTCTTCTTCAATGCTGGATGTAACGGCGCTGTTTCCGATATTGGCGTTAATCTTTACCAGGAAGTTTCGACCAACGATCATCGGTTCGCTTTCCGGATGGTTGATGTTATTCGGAATAATAGCTCGTCCGGCTGCAACTTCGCTTCTGACAAACTCCGGGGTAATGTATTTTTTCGGCGTATTAGCACCGAAGCTATTACCGGAATGTTGTTGTTGCATGGCCTGAGTTTGTTCGGCAAGTTGGTCGATACGTTGGTTCTCGCGGATGGCGATATATTCCATTTCGGGTGTGATGATTCCCTTTTTAGCATAATGGAGTTGCGTTACATTGGCTCCGTCTTTTGCACGCTTGGGTTTGTGGAGGTATTCGAATCGTAAATGATCCAGATTAGGGTTATTGAGACGTTCTTTTCCGTAGTCTGAGCTTATGTTGTCCAATGTTTCAACATCTTCACGGTCCAGAATCCATTGTTCGCGTATTCGTGATAATCCTTTTCGTACATCAATAGCTACATCCGGATCGGTATAAGGTCCGCTTGTGTCATAAACGGTTACAGGAGGATTGTGTTCTCTACCGCCATTGGCCAGTTTCGTGTCATGTAAAGCTATTTCGCGCATGGCGACTTTTATCGGATGTATTGTGCCCGATACGTAAATTTTTTTTGAATTCGGGAAAGGGGTTCTCGAAATACTGTGTTTGTTTTCGTTCATTTTATGTAGGGTTGGTTTATCCTCCTTGAGTGGCGGAAATAATCAGAATTTGATCGTTTTGCGTAATGTAACGAGCGTTCCATTCGGTTTTAGGAATAACCGAATTGTTAATGGCAAGCGCAATGCCGTTTTGCTTGTTTGGGAGTTCCCGATCGAGTAGCGCCTGAACCGTAAAACCGGAATCAGGTACTGTACTAATCTGATTGTTGATTGTGATTTCCATTCCTTAAAGTTGTTATATAGGTACGCACTTTAGGAATGGCTACATAATATGAAGTCATCTCACTTTTCCCTCCGCCAGTATGAACTGGATCAGGTTCAAAGGGTAAAATCTCAGCCTATATTGTATATAGACACCCCTAAAGTGAAACAAATGTAGTATTTAATTTTAGAAATCTGTTTGTGGAATTAGTATTTAACATTCCTAACGGATTATGCTAATTTCTTTTCCAGCAGTTTTCGATATGATCGTCTACCATGCCGGTTGCTTGCATATGCGCGTACACAACTGTTGATCCTACAAATTTAAAGCCTCTTTTCTTAAGGTCTTTACTGATCTGATCGGATAGTGGAGTAGTGGCCGGAATGTCCTTTAATGTTTTGTGAGTATTGATTATCGGTCCGCCACCGGTGAATCCCCAGATGTATTCGGAGAAACTGCCGAATTCCTGTTGCACCAGCATAAAAGCCTGAGCATTTGAAACGGCTGCACGTACTTTTAGTTTGTTGCGAATAATCCCCGGATTTTCGAGTAATTCCTGGATTTTATCTTCATTGTATTGTGCTACAATTTTGTAATCGAATTGGTCGAATGCCTCACGGAAGTTTTCTCTTTTTCGAAGTATGGTGATCCAGCTTAATCCGGCCTGAAAGGTTTCCAGAATAAGGAATTCGAATAACTTTTGATCTTCATAAACGGGAACGCCCCATTCTTCATCGTGGTATTTTTCGTATAGCGCATCGTTTTTGCACCATCCGCATCGTTCTTTAGTCTCCATCGGATATCGGGTCTTCTGATAAATATTTTTCAATAATATAATGTCCTAGATAAATCATCGGTGTTAAACAAATAGCAATGATCAACTTGAAAGTATAGCCGGTTGTGGCCATATTAATGTATTCTGCGGTTGTGATTTTGCCTGTCATCCAAAAGGCGATACCGGAAACGATAAAACTGTCGAATAATTGAGAAATTACAGTAGAGCCGGTACTTCTAAGCCAGATCATTTTTTTTCCGGTTTTATTTCGAAGGAACCAGAATATGGACACATCGATTAATTGGGAAACTAAAAAAGCGATAATACTGGCAATCATAATCCATACGCCCTGCCCGAATACAGTTTTAAATTGTTCATCGGTTACAGTACTGATGCCTTTTGCAGCGGGAATTTGTATCGCAACAAAAAGAATGAGTAAGCAGTAAGCAATTAGTCCGGCAGTGATAAACGATAACTTTTTAACGCCGTCACGTCCGAAATGCTCATTGATGAGGTCGGTTGTGATAAATACGACCGGCCACGGAATAATTCCGATACTCATGATAAAAGGGCCTATCTGGATCAGTTTTCCGCCGGTTAATTCGGCTACAACGGCATTGGCTATAAAGATTCCGGCTAATATGATATAAACCAGGTCTCTTTTGGTTTTAAACATTTGGGATAGTATTATTTTGTGATTCCCAAAGTTAATGATTTTGAAGATTGGATGGAGATAAAAATAAAACCCCGGTCATTGACCAGGGTTTTAAAGCCGAATAGGCTATATGTTTTTTCCTGTTGCAGGAATTATGCTAAAGCAG contains:
- the thiC gene encoding phosphomethylpyrimidine synthase ThiC, which gives rise to MNENKHSISRTPFPNSKKIYVSGTIHPIKVAMREIALHDTKLANGGREHNPPVTVYDTSGPYTDPDVAIDVRKGLSRIREQWILDREDVETLDNISSDYGKERLNNPNLDHLRFEYLHKPKRAKDGANVTQLHYAKKGIITPEMEYIAIRENQRIDQLAEQTQAMQQQHSGNSFGANTPKKYITPEFVRSEVAAGRAIIPNNINHPESEPMIVGRNFLVKINANIGNSAVTSSIEEEVEKAVWACRWGADTIMDLSTGKNIHETREWIIRNSPVPIGTVPIYQALEKVKGVAENLTWEIFRDTLIEQAEQGVSYFTIHAGVLLRYIHLTANRVTGIVSRGGSIMAKWCLFHHKENFLYTHFEEICEIMKAYDVAFSLGDGLRPGSIADANDAAQFAELETLGELTKIAWKHDVQVFIEGPGHVPMHMIKENMDKQLEHCAEAPFYTLGPLTTDIAPGYDHITSAIGAAMIGWYGTAMLCYVTPKEHLGLPNKKDVKDGVITYKIAAHAADLAKGHPGAQYRDNALSKARFEFRWEDQFNLALDPDTAREFHDETLPADGAKVAHFCSMCGPKFCSMKISQEIREVAEKGMLEKSEEFIESGKEIYL
- the thiS gene encoding sulfur carrier protein ThiS, with product MEITINNQISTVPDSGFTVQALLDRELPNKQNGIALAINNSVIPKTEWNARYITQNDQILIISATQGG
- a CDS encoding DNA-3-methyladenine glycosylase I, yielding METKERCGWCKNDALYEKYHDEEWGVPVYEDQKLFEFLILETFQAGLSWITILRKRENFREAFDQFDYKIVAQYNEDKIQELLENPGIIRNKLKVRAAVSNAQAFMLVQQEFGSFSEYIWGFTGGGPIINTHKTLKDIPATTPLSDQISKDLKKRGFKFVGSTVVYAHMQATGMVDDHIENCWKRN
- a CDS encoding queuosine precursor transporter, which encodes MFKTKRDLVYIILAGIFIANAVVAELTGGKLIQIGPFIMSIGIIPWPVVFITTDLINEHFGRDGVKKLSFITAGLIAYCLLILFVAIQIPAAKGISTVTDEQFKTVFGQGVWIMIASIIAFLVSQLIDVSIFWFLRNKTGKKMIWLRSTGSTVISQLFDSFIVSGIAFWMTGKITTAEYINMATTGYTFKLIIAICLTPMIYLGHYIIEKYLSEDPISDGD